A genomic stretch from bacterium includes:
- a CDS encoding secondary thiamine-phosphate synthase enzyme YjbQ — protein MIHGEYISVSTRGFSDIHDVTGHVQRIVTEAGIRSGLACVFVVGSTASVSTIEFEPALTEDMRDQLEKFAPHTMRTRHSETWGDDNGFSHIRATMMGPGITVPVHEGALVLGTWQQIVVIDHDNRARTRKVFVQVMGE, from the coding sequence ATGATCCACGGCGAATACATTTCCGTAAGCACGCGCGGCTTTTCCGACATCCACGACGTCACCGGGCACGTGCAGAGGATCGTCACTGAAGCCGGGATTCGCTCCGGTCTGGCCTGCGTGTTCGTAGTCGGCTCGACGGCGTCAGTGTCCACCATCGAGTTCGAGCCAGCACTCACGGAAGACATGCGCGACCAACTGGAGAAATTCGCGCCCCACACGATGCGCACCCGCCACAGCGAAACATGGGGCGACGACAACGGCTTTTCGCACATCCGCGCCACCATGATGGGCCCCGGCATCACCGTTCCCGTTCACGAGGGCGCGCTCGTTCTCGGCACGTGGCAGCAGATCGTGGTGATTGACCACGACAACCGCGCCCGTACGCGCAAAGTGTTCGTGCAGGTGATGGGGGAGTAA